A window from Planctomycetota bacterium encodes these proteins:
- the rfbD gene encoding dTDP-4-dehydrorhamnose reductase: MLGPDTPILVLGGNGMLAYALKRALSRRRLTCTSVDREDTDLTDRTAVDALFDRVRPAVVFNCAAYTAVDKAEQEPAVANMVNGEAVGNIAYAAKRSDAKLVHVSTDYVFDGTATEPYKVDHPVGPVSAYGRSKLLGEQALQKQSPPGWCIVRTAWLYGPNGPSFPKTMVTLARKGVSLKVINDQRGTPTFTYDLAEALLNLVDADAEGIFHATNAGETNWHDFAAATFDVFNVEADLTPTTAAEYAADKPDAAHRPGYSVLDLSAYESATGKHMRPWREALQDFRDVTGGEP; encoded by the coding sequence ATGCTCGGCCCGGACACACCCATCCTCGTCCTCGGCGGTAATGGCATGCTCGCCTACGCCCTCAAGCGCGCCCTCTCCCGGCGTCGGCTCACCTGCACCAGCGTCGACCGCGAGGACACCGACCTGACCGACCGCACCGCCGTCGACGCGTTGTTTGATCGAGTCCGTCCCGCCGTTGTCTTCAACTGCGCCGCATACACCGCCGTCGACAAAGCCGAGCAGGAGCCGGCCGTCGCCAACATGGTCAACGGCGAAGCGGTGGGCAACATCGCCTACGCGGCGAAGCGTTCCGACGCCAAGCTCGTTCACGTATCGACCGACTACGTCTTCGACGGTACCGCGACCGAGCCGTACAAGGTCGATCATCCCGTCGGACCGGTCAGCGCTTACGGTCGGAGCAAACTGCTCGGGGAACAGGCACTGCAAAAACAAAGCCCGCCCGGCTGGTGCATCGTCCGCACGGCTTGGCTCTACGGACCCAACGGCCCGAGTTTTCCGAAGACGATGGTGACCCTTGCACGCAAGGGTGTTTCACTGAAGGTCATCAACGACCAGCGCGGCACGCCGACGTTCACCTACGACCTCGCCGAAGCCTTGCTCAACCTCGTCGACGCCGACGCGGAAGGCATCTTTCACGCGACCAACGCCGGCGAGACCAACTGGCACGATTTCGCCGCGGCCACCTTCGACGTGTTCAATGTCGAAGCCGATCTCACGCCGACTACCGCCGCCGAGTACGCCGCCGACAAACCCGACGCCGCCCATCGCCCCGGCTACAGCGTGCTCGACCTGTCCGCCTATGAATCCGCCACCGGGAAGCACATGCGTCCTTGGCGCGAAGCCCTCCAAGACTTCCGCGACGTCACCGGCGGCGAACCGTAA
- a CDS encoding HNH endonuclease signature motif containing protein gives MDDRCELCGRTVPKKMITLHHLRPKSRGGGPEERVPTCKPCHKQIHATFTNKQLAADYADIQALRTAEKLQPFLAFIRKQKPERNITVRTIRRRRR, from the coding sequence ATGGACGATCGCTGCGAACTATGCGGCCGAACCGTGCCGAAGAAGATGATCACGCTCCATCACCTGCGCCCCAAGTCGCGCGGTGGCGGTCCAGAGGAACGCGTGCCGACGTGCAAGCCGTGCCACAAGCAGATACACGCGACGTTCACCAACAAGCAACTCGCGGCCGACTACGCCGACATCCAGGCCCTGCGCACGGCGGAGAAGCTCCAACCGTTCCTCGCGTTCATCCGCAAACAGAAGCCCGAACGGAACATCACCGTCCGCACCATTCGGCGTCGCCGCCGCTGA
- a CDS encoding pitrilysin family protein, producing MSLSFHAHTLPNGLQILAEHNPSAHSVAAGLFVKTGSRDESPDINGVSHFLEHMMFKGDDTLGWEDVNRIFDEIGARYNAFTSQEMTAYYAQVLPKFTDQALDMLGHLLRPSLRDDDFTTEKNVILEEIAMYQDDPGHRLYERVMAEHFGQHPLGMSILGPAERIEALTRDQMKGYFDSRYGPGNMVLSVAGAFDFDHIVAEAERLYGHWPRVFPDMREASSNAAEDRRVVVTDEKLNRSYTMALTAGPTQQDDARFAARVLSDILGDDEGSRLYWALVDPAIAEEADFGSYPHDGVGSFYLSLTTAPDRDGEAFDLARKVLADARGDITNDELQRAKNKIAGSLTLHGESIMGRMRSLGATWLYNEQYRSLEDDMQTVQALTLDDLHAVLEEFPLTPMTAVALRP from the coding sequence ATGTCGCTCTCGTTCCACGCACACACGCTGCCCAATGGACTGCAGATCCTCGCCGAGCACAATCCCTCGGCCCACTCCGTCGCCGCCGGCCTGTTCGTCAAGACCGGCTCGCGCGACGAGTCACCCGATATCAACGGCGTCTCCCACTTCCTCGAGCACATGATGTTCAAGGGCGACGACACGCTCGGCTGGGAGGACGTCAATCGCATCTTCGACGAGATCGGCGCACGCTACAACGCGTTCACCAGCCAGGAGATGACCGCGTACTACGCGCAAGTGCTGCCGAAGTTCACCGACCAGGCGCTCGACATGCTCGGGCACCTGCTTCGTCCGTCGCTACGCGACGATGACTTCACGACCGAGAAGAACGTCATCCTCGAAGAAATCGCGATGTATCAGGACGACCCGGGTCATCGCCTCTACGAACGCGTTATGGCCGAGCACTTCGGGCAGCACCCGCTGGGCATGAGCATCCTCGGACCCGCCGAGCGCATCGAGGCACTGACGCGGGATCAGATGAAGGGCTACTTCGACAGCCGATACGGCCCGGGCAACATGGTGCTGAGCGTGGCGGGCGCATTCGACTTCGACCACATCGTCGCCGAGGCCGAGCGGTTGTACGGACACTGGCCACGGGTGTTTCCGGACATGCGGGAGGCATCGTCGAACGCCGCCGAGGATCGCCGGGTGGTCGTGACGGACGAGAAGCTCAACCGCAGCTATACGATGGCCCTGACCGCCGGCCCGACGCAGCAAGACGACGCCCGTTTCGCCGCCCGGGTGCTCAGCGACATCCTCGGCGACGACGAAGGCTCGCGGCTGTACTGGGCGCTGGTCGATCCGGCCATCGCCGAGGAGGCCGACTTCGGCAGCTACCCCCACGACGGCGTCGGCAGCTTCTACCTCTCGCTCACCACCGCCCCCGACCGCGACGGCGAGGCGTTCGACCTGGCCCGCAAAGTCCTCGCGGACGCGCGCGGCGACATCACTAACGACGAACTTCAACGCGCCAAGAACAAGATCGCCGGCAGCCTCACGCTCCACGGCGAGTCGATCATGGGCCGCATGCGCAGCCTCGGCGCGACTTGGCTCTACAACGAACAGTACCGAAGCCTCGAGGACGACATGCAGACGGTGCAGGCGCTGACGCTCGACGACCTGCACGCGGTGCTCGAGGAGTTTCCGCTTACGCCGATGACGGCGGTGGCGCTGCGGCCGTGA
- a CDS encoding 3-methyl-2-oxobutanoate hydroxymethyltransferase, producing the protein MSLRTLQQARRDGACVPMLTCYDATYAALLGEAGVDQLLIGDSAANVLHGHRTTLPIQQATLSDMANAARRGNPDAFVMLDVAFAATAQDVLDAVKATDCDAVKLEAAAKHLDVVSTLADHGVAVFAHLGLTPQTVMRDGGYRYRGRTDAEIAALAADAENCVDSGAVGVLLEATTTAATDAVLDAVDVPVIGCGAGPGCTSYVVVLHDLLGLTAKPPKFVPRFDIEESDVRAATMATVNRWRLAVESGDYPAGEHIYGEQQ; encoded by the coding sequence ATGTCACTGCGGACCCTCCAACAGGCCCGGCGAGACGGCGCGTGCGTGCCGATGCTCACCTGTTACGACGCGACCTACGCCGCGTTGCTCGGCGAGGCCGGTGTCGACCAGCTGCTCATCGGCGACTCCGCGGCCAACGTTCTCCACGGGCACCGCACCACGCTCCCGATCCAGCAAGCAACGCTCAGCGACATGGCCAACGCCGCGCGACGCGGCAATCCCGACGCCTTCGTCATGCTCGACGTCGCTTTCGCGGCGACTGCCCAGGACGTGCTCGATGCCGTGAAGGCGACCGACTGCGACGCGGTCAAACTCGAAGCGGCCGCGAAGCACTTGGACGTCGTTTCAACGCTCGCCGACCACGGCGTGGCCGTCTTCGCGCACCTGGGCCTGACGCCGCAAACGGTGATGCGCGACGGCGGCTACCGCTATCGTGGCCGGACCGACGCCGAGATCGCCGCGCTGGCCGCGGATGCCGAGAACTGCGTCGACAGCGGTGCGGTCGGCGTCCTGCTTGAAGCCACCACCACGGCCGCGACCGATGCGGTACTCGACGCGGTGGACGTCCCGGTCATCGGCTGCGGTGCCGGGCCGGGCTGCACGTCGTATGTCGTGGTGCTTCACGATCTGCTCGGCCTCACCGCCAAGCCGCCGAAGTTCGTACCGCGCTTCGACATTGAGGAAAGTGACGTTCGCGCCGCGACGATGGCGACGGTGAACCGTTGGCGGCTCGCCGTCGAATCCGGCGACTATCCGGCCGGCGAGCACATTTACGGGGAGCAGCAATGA